In Mytilus galloprovincialis chromosome 1, xbMytGall1.hap1.1, whole genome shotgun sequence, the following are encoded in one genomic region:
- the LOC143047732 gene encoding alpha-N-acetylglucosaminidase-like isoform X5, with translation MTNVSCYFNMKLLLLVLISSAMAAKEFHTLDVLYSRVPADAQQRTVTALIQRVVGARASQFKAIVNPALAPNRIDTFHLVNENGTVTIGGSTGVAVAMGLYYYLTNYCNCQITWAGQQLDIPKELPKLPKAGVTVSANDRFRYYQNVCTVSYSFVWYKWEDWEKQLDWMALHGLNLPLAFTGQEAIFQRVYMKMGMTMKDMQTHFGGPAFQAWSRMGNMRGWGGPITQTWLNDQLILQHKILDRMRAFGMIPVLPGFAGHVPEALSRLHPKANVSRLRDWGRFNETYCCTYLLDFGDPLFKEIGVSFIKEMEYEFGVDHIYNVDSFNEMKPKSGSAEYLQEVGSIIFDVLQTGDPDAIWLMQGWLFQDKQFWQQAQIKAMLTSVPEGKMIVLDLFSEVSPIYTYTESYYGQPYIWCMLHDFGGTMELYGALDSINTGPFEGRNMTNSTMVGLGLTPEGIYQNEVIYEFFMENVWRKQPRDITKWIADFTRKRYGKYNKFVDLAWQYLKKSVYNNTDGFKDHDKNSIPTSRPRYRHGLHPHVWFDPEDLYAAWDLLILSADQYKNNSLYQYDLVDVTRNSLQIISIEYYNKMIASVMINKTEDFLINSRMLLELLNDMETLLASDSHFLLGKWIAAAKSWATDISESFNLEFNARNQITLWGPRGEILDYACKQWSGLLKGYYIPRWELFVEMLHISVMDHTKFNESLFAQIVYEKVELPFSNQLDEYPTEPTGDAYAISTSIHKKYRNMIDKEFFQVYAAQSRKVKDNRNMIEKKYGLNAPVYDILVKN, from the exons ATGAAGTTGTTATTGTTAGTTCTGATCTCCAGTGCTATGGCTGCAAAAG AGTTTCATACACTGGATGTACTATACTCCCGGGTACCAGCAGATGCTCAGCAGAGGACAGTTACTGCCCTTATACAGAGAGTTGTTGGTGCCAGAGCTAGTCAGTTTAAAGCAATAGTCAATCCAGCATTAGCACCAAATAGAATTGATACTTTTCAT CTTGTCAATGAGAATGGGACCGTGACAATAGGAGGCAGTACTGGGGTAGCTGTAGCCATGGGGCTTTACTACTACCTAACCAACTACTGCAACTGTCAAATAACATGGGCTGGACAACAGTTAGACATTCCTAAAGAGCTTCCAAAGTTACCTAAAGCTGGTGTTACAGTATCTGCTAATGATAG ATTCCGATACTACCAGAATGTCTGTACAGTGAGTTACTCCTTTGTTTGGTATAAGTGGGAAGACTGGGAGAAACAACTTGATTGGATGGCATTGCATGGACTTAATCTACCATTAGCATTTACTGGACAAGAAGCCATATTTCAAAGG GTGTATATGAAAATGGGAATGACTATGAAAGATATGCAGACACATTTTGGCGGACCTGCTTTTCAGGCTTG GTCTAGAATGGGTAACATGAGAGGCTGGGGAGGACCAATCACACAAACATGGCTCAATGATCAGCTGATATTACAACATAAGATCTTAGACAGGATGAGGGCTTTCGGGATGATACCTGTTTTACCTGGTTTTGCTGGACATGTTCCTGAAGCTTTATCAAG ATTACATCCCAAGGCTAATGTGTCACGGTTGAGAGATTGGGGCAGGTTTAATGAAACTTACTGCTG tACATATCTCTTAGACTTTGGAGATCCATTATTCAAAGAAATTGGTGTTAGTTTTATAAAAGAG aTGGAATATGAATTTGGAGTAGATCACATATATAATGTTGAttcatttaatgaaatgaaaccaaaatCAGG ATCTGCTGAATATTTACAAGAAGTTGGCAGTATAATATTTGATGTATTACAAACAGGGGATCCTGATGCCATCTG GTTAATGCAAGGCTGGTTATTTCAAGATAAACAGTTCTGGCAACAAGCACAAATAAAAGCAATGTTAACATCTGTTCCAGAG GGTAAAATGATTGTATTGGATCTTTTCTCTGAAGTCTCCCCTATATACACATACACCGAGTCTTACTATGGACAGCCATATATCTGGTGTATGTTACATGATTTTGGAGGAACAATGGAATTATATGGAGCACTAGACAGCATTAATACA GGACCATTTGAAGGTAGAAATATGACTAACAGTACCATGGTTGGTTTAGGACTCACACCAGAGGGAATTTACCAGAATGAAGTTATTTATGAATTCTTCATGGAAAATGTATGGAGAAAACAACCTAGAGATATAACAAAATG GATTGCAGACTTTACAAGGAAGAGATATGGCAAATATAACAAGTTTGTAGACCTGGCTTGGCAGTATCTTAAG AAAAGTGTATATAATAATACTGATGGCTTTAAAGACCATGATAAAAATTCCATTCCTACGAGTCGACCTAGATACCGACATGGATTGCACCCTCAT GTGTGGTTTGATCCAGAAGATTTATATGCAGCCTGGGATTTACTGATATTATCTgcagatcaatataaaaataactcACTCTATCA gTATGATTTAGTAGATGTGACCAGAAACAGTTTACAGataatttctatagaatattaTAATAAGATGATAGCTTCTGTTATGATTaataaaacagaagatttttt aataaaCAGTCGAATGTTATTAGAGTTATTGAATGATATGGAGACATTACTGGCCAGTGATTCACATTTCTTACTTGGGAAGTGGATAGCTGCTGCTAAATCTTGGGCAACAGACATATCAGAATCTTTTAATTTGGAGTTTAATGCCAGAAACCAGATAACTTTATGGGGTCCCAGAGGAGaa ATTTTAGATTATGCTTGTAAGCAGTGGTCAGGATTATTGAAAGg ATATTATATTCCAAGATGGGAGCTGTTTGTAGAGATGCTACATATTAGTGTGATGGAT CATACAAAATTTAATGAGTCGCTGTTTGCCCAGATTGTTTATGAGAAAGTAGAACTACCATTTTCTAACCAGCTTGATGAATACCCAACAGAACCTAcag GAGACGCATATGCCATTTCAACATCAATACATAAAAAGTATAGAAATATGATAGATAAAGAATTTTTCCAAGTTTATGCAGCACAGAGTAGAAAAGTGAAAGACAATCGAAATATGATTGAAAAGAAATATGGACTAAATGCTCCAGTTTATGATATACTTGTAAAAAATTAA
- the LOC143047732 gene encoding alpha-N-acetylglucosaminidase-like isoform X7, with amino-acid sequence MTNVSCYFNMKLLLLVLISSAMAAKEFHTLDVLYSRVPADAQQRTVTALIQRVVGARASQFKAIVNPALAPNRIDTFHLVNENGTVTIGGSTGVAVAMGLYYYLTNYCNCQITWAGQQLDIPKELPKLPKAGVTVSANDRFRYYQNVCTVSYSFVWYKWEDWEKQLDWMALHGLNLPLAFTGQEAIFQRVYMKMGMTMKDMQTHFGGPAFQAWSRMGNMRGWGGPITQTWLNDQLILQHKILDRMRAFGMIPVLPGFAGHVPEALSSTYLLDFGDPLFKEIGVSFIKEMEYEFGVDHIYNVDSFNEMKPKSGSAEYLQEVGSIIFDVLQTGDPDAIWLMQGWLFQDKQFWQQAQIKAMLTSVPEGKMIVLDLFSEVSPIYTYTESYYGQPYIWCMLHDFGGTMELYGALDSINTGPFEGRNMTNSTMVGLGLTPEGIYQNEVIYEFFMENVWRKQPRDITKWIADFTRKRYGKYNKFVDLAWQYLKTSVYNDTDHLHDNNIDIIVTTRPRISPAIHQDVWFDPEDLYAAWDLLILSADQYKNNSLYQYDLVDVTRNSLQIISIEYYNKMIASVMINKTEDFLINSRMLLELLNDMETLLASDSHFLLGKWIAAAKSWATDISESFNLEFNARNQITLWGPRGEILDYACKQWSGLLKGYYIPRWELFVEMLHISVMDHTKFNESLFAQIVYEKVELPFSNQLDEYPTEPTGDAYAISTSIHKKYRNMIDKEFFQVYAAQSRKVKDNRNMIEKKYGLNAPVYDILVKN; translated from the exons ATGAAGTTGTTATTGTTAGTTCTGATCTCCAGTGCTATGGCTGCAAAAG AGTTTCATACACTGGATGTACTATACTCCCGGGTACCAGCAGATGCTCAGCAGAGGACAGTTACTGCCCTTATACAGAGAGTTGTTGGTGCCAGAGCTAGTCAGTTTAAAGCAATAGTCAATCCAGCATTAGCACCAAATAGAATTGATACTTTTCAT CTTGTCAATGAGAATGGGACCGTGACAATAGGAGGCAGTACTGGGGTAGCTGTAGCCATGGGGCTTTACTACTACCTAACCAACTACTGCAACTGTCAAATAACATGGGCTGGACAACAGTTAGACATTCCTAAAGAGCTTCCAAAGTTACCTAAAGCTGGTGTTACAGTATCTGCTAATGATAG ATTCCGATACTACCAGAATGTCTGTACAGTGAGTTACTCCTTTGTTTGGTATAAGTGGGAAGACTGGGAGAAACAACTTGATTGGATGGCATTGCATGGACTTAATCTACCATTAGCATTTACTGGACAAGAAGCCATATTTCAAAGG GTGTATATGAAAATGGGAATGACTATGAAAGATATGCAGACACATTTTGGCGGACCTGCTTTTCAGGCTTG GTCTAGAATGGGTAACATGAGAGGCTGGGGAGGACCAATCACACAAACATGGCTCAATGATCAGCTGATATTACAACATAAGATCTTAGACAGGATGAGGGCTTTCGGGATGATACCTGTTTTACCTGGTTTTGCTGGACATGTTCCTGAAGCTTTATCAAG tACATATCTCTTAGACTTTGGAGATCCATTATTCAAAGAAATTGGTGTTAGTTTTATAAAAGAG aTGGAATATGAATTTGGAGTAGATCACATATATAATGTTGAttcatttaatgaaatgaaaccaaaatCAGG ATCTGCTGAATATTTACAAGAAGTTGGCAGTATAATATTTGATGTATTACAAACAGGGGATCCTGATGCCATCTG GTTAATGCAAGGCTGGTTATTTCAAGATAAACAGTTCTGGCAACAAGCACAAATAAAAGCAATGTTAACATCTGTTCCAGAG GGTAAAATGATTGTATTGGATCTTTTCTCTGAAGTCTCCCCTATATACACATACACCGAGTCTTACTATGGACAGCCATATATCTGGTGTATGTTACATGATTTTGGAGGAACAATGGAATTATATGGAGCACTAGACAGCATTAATACA GGACCATTTGAAGGTAGAAATATGACTAACAGTACCATGGTTGGTTTAGGACTCACACCAGAGGGAATTTACCAGAATGAAGTTATTTATGAATTCTTCATGGAAAATGTATGGAGAAAACAACCTAGAGATATAACAAAATG GATTGCAGACTTTACAAGGAAGAGATATGGCAAATATAACAAGTTTGTAGACCTGGCTTGGCAGTATCTTAAG ACAAGTGTATATAATGATACTGATCATCTCCATGACAACAATATAGATATTATTGTCACAACTCGCCCTCGGATCTCTCCTGCAATACATCAAGAC GTGTGGTTTGATCCAGAAGATTTATATGCAGCCTGGGATTTACTGATATTATCTgcagatcaatataaaaataactcACTCTATCA gTATGATTTAGTAGATGTGACCAGAAACAGTTTACAGataatttctatagaatattaTAATAAGATGATAGCTTCTGTTATGATTaataaaacagaagatttttt aataaaCAGTCGAATGTTATTAGAGTTATTGAATGATATGGAGACATTACTGGCCAGTGATTCACATTTCTTACTTGGGAAGTGGATAGCTGCTGCTAAATCTTGGGCAACAGACATATCAGAATCTTTTAATTTGGAGTTTAATGCCAGAAACCAGATAACTTTATGGGGTCCCAGAGGAGaa ATTTTAGATTATGCTTGTAAGCAGTGGTCAGGATTATTGAAAGg ATATTATATTCCAAGATGGGAGCTGTTTGTAGAGATGCTACATATTAGTGTGATGGAT CATACAAAATTTAATGAGTCGCTGTTTGCCCAGATTGTTTATGAGAAAGTAGAACTACCATTTTCTAACCAGCTTGATGAATACCCAACAGAACCTAcag GAGACGCATATGCCATTTCAACATCAATACATAAAAAGTATAGAAATATGATAGATAAAGAATTTTTCCAAGTTTATGCAGCACAGAGTAGAAAAGTGAAAGACAATCGAAATATGATTGAAAAGAAATATGGACTAAATGCTCCAGTTTATGATATACTTGTAAAAAATTAA
- the LOC143047732 gene encoding alpha-N-acetylglucosaminidase-like isoform X3 yields MTNVSCYFNMKLLLLVLISSAMAAKEFHTLDVLYSRVPADAQQRTVTALIQRVVGARASQFKAIVNPALAPNRIDTFHLVNENGTVTIGGSTGVAVAMGLYYYLTNYCNCQITWAGQQLDIPKELPKLPKAGVTVSANDRFRYYQNVCTVSYSFVWYKWEDWEKQLDWMALHGLNLPLAFTGQEAIFQRVYMKMGMTMKDMQTHFGGPAFQAWSRMGNMRGWGGPITQTWLNDQLILQHKILDRMRAFGMIPVLPGFAGHVPEALSRIHPKANISQLGDWAGFSKKFCCTYLLDFGDPLFKEIGVSFIKEMEYEFGVDHIYNVDSFNEMKPKSGSAEYLQEVGSIIFDVLQTGDPDAIWLMQGWLFQDKQFWQQAQIKAMLTSVPEGKMIVLDLFSEVSPIYTYTESYYGQPYIWCMLHDFGGTMELYGALDSINTGPFEGRNMTNSTMVGLGLTPEGIYQNEVIYEFFMENVWRKQPRDITKWIADFTRKRYGKYNKFVDLAWQYLKKSVYNSTAGHEDFSTDVIVTRRPRYQNRLHPQVWFDPEDLYAAWDLLILSADQYKNNSLYQYDLVDVTRNSLQIISIEYYNKMIASVMINKTEDFLINSRMLLELLNDMETLLASDSHFLLGKWIAAAKSWATDISESFNLEFNARNQITLWGPRGEILDYACKQWSGLLKGYYIPRWELFVEMLHISVMDHTKFNESLFAQIVYEKVELPFSNQLDEYPTEPTGDAYAISTSIHKKYRNMIDKEFFQVYAAQSRKVKDNRNMIEKKYGLNAPVYDILVKN; encoded by the exons ATGAAGTTGTTATTGTTAGTTCTGATCTCCAGTGCTATGGCTGCAAAAG AGTTTCATACACTGGATGTACTATACTCCCGGGTACCAGCAGATGCTCAGCAGAGGACAGTTACTGCCCTTATACAGAGAGTTGTTGGTGCCAGAGCTAGTCAGTTTAAAGCAATAGTCAATCCAGCATTAGCACCAAATAGAATTGATACTTTTCAT CTTGTCAATGAGAATGGGACCGTGACAATAGGAGGCAGTACTGGGGTAGCTGTAGCCATGGGGCTTTACTACTACCTAACCAACTACTGCAACTGTCAAATAACATGGGCTGGACAACAGTTAGACATTCCTAAAGAGCTTCCAAAGTTACCTAAAGCTGGTGTTACAGTATCTGCTAATGATAG ATTCCGATACTACCAGAATGTCTGTACAGTGAGTTACTCCTTTGTTTGGTATAAGTGGGAAGACTGGGAGAAACAACTTGATTGGATGGCATTGCATGGACTTAATCTACCATTAGCATTTACTGGACAAGAAGCCATATTTCAAAGG GTGTATATGAAAATGGGAATGACTATGAAAGATATGCAGACACATTTTGGCGGACCTGCTTTTCAGGCTTG GTCTAGAATGGGTAACATGAGAGGCTGGGGAGGACCAATCACACAAACATGGCTCAATGATCAGCTGATATTACAACATAAGATCTTAGACAGGATGAGGGCTTTCGGGATGATACCTGTTTTACCTGGTTTTGCTGGACATGTTCCTGAAGCTTTATCAAG AATACACCCTAAAGCCAATATATCACAGTTGGGAGATTGGGCTGGGTTTAGTAAGAAATTTTGTTG tACATATCTCTTAGACTTTGGAGATCCATTATTCAAAGAAATTGGTGTTAGTTTTATAAAAGAG aTGGAATATGAATTTGGAGTAGATCACATATATAATGTTGAttcatttaatgaaatgaaaccaaaatCAGG ATCTGCTGAATATTTACAAGAAGTTGGCAGTATAATATTTGATGTATTACAAACAGGGGATCCTGATGCCATCTG GTTAATGCAAGGCTGGTTATTTCAAGATAAACAGTTCTGGCAACAAGCACAAATAAAAGCAATGTTAACATCTGTTCCAGAG GGTAAAATGATTGTATTGGATCTTTTCTCTGAAGTCTCCCCTATATACACATACACCGAGTCTTACTATGGACAGCCATATATCTGGTGTATGTTACATGATTTTGGAGGAACAATGGAATTATATGGAGCACTAGACAGCATTAATACA GGACCATTTGAAGGTAGAAATATGACTAACAGTACCATGGTTGGTTTAGGACTCACACCAGAGGGAATTTACCAGAATGAAGTTATTTATGAATTCTTCATGGAAAATGTATGGAGAAAACAACCTAGAGATATAACAAAATG GATTGCAGACTTTACAAGGAAGAGATATGGCAAATATAACAAGTTTGTAGACCTGGCTTGGCAGTATCTTAAG AAGAGTGTATATAATAGCACAGCTGGTCACGAGGACTTTAGTACTGATGTTATTGTCACAAGGCGACCTAGATATCAAAACCGATTACATCCACAA GTGTGGTTTGATCCAGAAGATTTATATGCAGCCTGGGATTTACTGATATTATCTgcagatcaatataaaaataactcACTCTATCA gTATGATTTAGTAGATGTGACCAGAAACAGTTTACAGataatttctatagaatattaTAATAAGATGATAGCTTCTGTTATGATTaataaaacagaagatttttt aataaaCAGTCGAATGTTATTAGAGTTATTGAATGATATGGAGACATTACTGGCCAGTGATTCACATTTCTTACTTGGGAAGTGGATAGCTGCTGCTAAATCTTGGGCAACAGACATATCAGAATCTTTTAATTTGGAGTTTAATGCCAGAAACCAGATAACTTTATGGGGTCCCAGAGGAGaa ATTTTAGATTATGCTTGTAAGCAGTGGTCAGGATTATTGAAAGg ATATTATATTCCAAGATGGGAGCTGTTTGTAGAGATGCTACATATTAGTGTGATGGAT CATACAAAATTTAATGAGTCGCTGTTTGCCCAGATTGTTTATGAGAAAGTAGAACTACCATTTTCTAACCAGCTTGATGAATACCCAACAGAACCTAcag GAGACGCATATGCCATTTCAACATCAATACATAAAAAGTATAGAAATATGATAGATAAAGAATTTTTCCAAGTTTATGCAGCACAGAGTAGAAAAGTGAAAGACAATCGAAATATGATTGAAAAGAAATATGGACTAAATGCTCCAGTTTATGATATACTTGTAAAAAATTAA
- the LOC143047732 gene encoding alpha-N-acetylglucosaminidase-like isoform X1 has product MTNVSCYFNMKLLLLVLISSAMAAKEFHTLDVLYSRVPADAQQRTVTALIQRVVGARASQFKAIVNPALAPNRIDTFHLVNENGTVTIGGSTGVAVAMGLYYYLTNYCNCQITWAGQQLDIPKELPKLPKAGVTVSANDRFRYYQNVCTVSYSFVWYKWEDWEKQLDWMALHGLNLPLAFTGQEAIFQRVYMKMGMTMKDMQTHFGGPAFQAWSRMGNMRGWGGPITQTWLNDQLILQHKILDRMRAFGMIPVLPGFAGHVPEALSRIHPKANISQLGDWAGFSKKFCCTYLLDFGDPLFKEIGVSFIKEMEYEFGVDHIYNVDSFNEMKPKSGSAEYLQEVGSIIFDVLQTGDPDAIWLMQGWLFQDKQFWQQAQIKAMLTSVPEGKMIVLDLFSEVSPIYTYTESYYGQPYIWCMLHDFGGTMELYGALDSINTGPFEGRNMTNSTMVGLGLTPEGIYQNEVIYEFFMENVWRKQPRDITKWIADFTRKRYGKYNKFVDLAWQYLKTSVYNDTDHLHDNNIDIIVTTRPRISPAIHQDVWFDPEDLYAAWDLLILSADQYKNNSLYQYDLVDVTRNSLQIISIEYYNKMIASVMINKTEDFLINSRMLLELLNDMETLLASDSHFLLGKWIAAAKSWATDISESFNLEFNARNQITLWGPRGEILDYACKQWSGLLKGYYIPRWELFVEMLHISVMDHTKFNESLFAQIVYEKVELPFSNQLDEYPTEPTGDAYAISTSIHKKYRNMIDKEFFQVYAAQSRKVKDNRNMIEKKYGLNAPVYDILVKN; this is encoded by the exons ATGAAGTTGTTATTGTTAGTTCTGATCTCCAGTGCTATGGCTGCAAAAG AGTTTCATACACTGGATGTACTATACTCCCGGGTACCAGCAGATGCTCAGCAGAGGACAGTTACTGCCCTTATACAGAGAGTTGTTGGTGCCAGAGCTAGTCAGTTTAAAGCAATAGTCAATCCAGCATTAGCACCAAATAGAATTGATACTTTTCAT CTTGTCAATGAGAATGGGACCGTGACAATAGGAGGCAGTACTGGGGTAGCTGTAGCCATGGGGCTTTACTACTACCTAACCAACTACTGCAACTGTCAAATAACATGGGCTGGACAACAGTTAGACATTCCTAAAGAGCTTCCAAAGTTACCTAAAGCTGGTGTTACAGTATCTGCTAATGATAG ATTCCGATACTACCAGAATGTCTGTACAGTGAGTTACTCCTTTGTTTGGTATAAGTGGGAAGACTGGGAGAAACAACTTGATTGGATGGCATTGCATGGACTTAATCTACCATTAGCATTTACTGGACAAGAAGCCATATTTCAAAGG GTGTATATGAAAATGGGAATGACTATGAAAGATATGCAGACACATTTTGGCGGACCTGCTTTTCAGGCTTG GTCTAGAATGGGTAACATGAGAGGCTGGGGAGGACCAATCACACAAACATGGCTCAATGATCAGCTGATATTACAACATAAGATCTTAGACAGGATGAGGGCTTTCGGGATGATACCTGTTTTACCTGGTTTTGCTGGACATGTTCCTGAAGCTTTATCAAG AATACACCCTAAAGCCAATATATCACAGTTGGGAGATTGGGCTGGGTTTAGTAAGAAATTTTGTTG tACATATCTCTTAGACTTTGGAGATCCATTATTCAAAGAAATTGGTGTTAGTTTTATAAAAGAG aTGGAATATGAATTTGGAGTAGATCACATATATAATGTTGAttcatttaatgaaatgaaaccaaaatCAGG ATCTGCTGAATATTTACAAGAAGTTGGCAGTATAATATTTGATGTATTACAAACAGGGGATCCTGATGCCATCTG GTTAATGCAAGGCTGGTTATTTCAAGATAAACAGTTCTGGCAACAAGCACAAATAAAAGCAATGTTAACATCTGTTCCAGAG GGTAAAATGATTGTATTGGATCTTTTCTCTGAAGTCTCCCCTATATACACATACACCGAGTCTTACTATGGACAGCCATATATCTGGTGTATGTTACATGATTTTGGAGGAACAATGGAATTATATGGAGCACTAGACAGCATTAATACA GGACCATTTGAAGGTAGAAATATGACTAACAGTACCATGGTTGGTTTAGGACTCACACCAGAGGGAATTTACCAGAATGAAGTTATTTATGAATTCTTCATGGAAAATGTATGGAGAAAACAACCTAGAGATATAACAAAATG GATTGCAGACTTTACAAGGAAGAGATATGGCAAATATAACAAGTTTGTAGACCTGGCTTGGCAGTATCTTAAG ACAAGTGTATATAATGATACTGATCATCTCCATGACAACAATATAGATATTATTGTCACAACTCGCCCTCGGATCTCTCCTGCAATACATCAAGAC GTGTGGTTTGATCCAGAAGATTTATATGCAGCCTGGGATTTACTGATATTATCTgcagatcaatataaaaataactcACTCTATCA gTATGATTTAGTAGATGTGACCAGAAACAGTTTACAGataatttctatagaatattaTAATAAGATGATAGCTTCTGTTATGATTaataaaacagaagatttttt aataaaCAGTCGAATGTTATTAGAGTTATTGAATGATATGGAGACATTACTGGCCAGTGATTCACATTTCTTACTTGGGAAGTGGATAGCTGCTGCTAAATCTTGGGCAACAGACATATCAGAATCTTTTAATTTGGAGTTTAATGCCAGAAACCAGATAACTTTATGGGGTCCCAGAGGAGaa ATTTTAGATTATGCTTGTAAGCAGTGGTCAGGATTATTGAAAGg ATATTATATTCCAAGATGGGAGCTGTTTGTAGAGATGCTACATATTAGTGTGATGGAT CATACAAAATTTAATGAGTCGCTGTTTGCCCAGATTGTTTATGAGAAAGTAGAACTACCATTTTCTAACCAGCTTGATGAATACCCAACAGAACCTAcag GAGACGCATATGCCATTTCAACATCAATACATAAAAAGTATAGAAATATGATAGATAAAGAATTTTTCCAAGTTTATGCAGCACAGAGTAGAAAAGTGAAAGACAATCGAAATATGATTGAAAAGAAATATGGACTAAATGCTCCAGTTTATGATATACTTGTAAAAAATTAA